A genomic stretch from Prochlorococcus marinus str. MIT 9312 includes:
- a CDS encoding DUF6447 family protein, with translation MSENTNDSANPVLTFEGKKYLINDLSNDIKESIKGLQIAETQLKMHEDTLKLLSISRNSLVNQLREKLKDLE, from the coding sequence ATGAGTGAAAATACAAATGATTCTGCCAACCCAGTTTTAACCTTTGAAGGTAAGAAGTATTTGATAAATGATCTTTCTAATGACATAAAAGAATCTATAAAAGGATTACAAATAGCAGAAACACAACTTAAAATGCATGAAGATACTTTGAAATTACTTTCAATTAGTCGAAACTCCTTGGTGAATCAATTAAGAGAAAAACTAAAAGACTTAGAGTAA
- the carB gene encoding carbamoyl-phosphate synthase large subunit, producing MPQRGDLKKILILGSGPIVIGQACEFDYSGTQACKALRKAGYEIILINSNPASIMTDPEVASKTYIEPLTPEIISQIILREKPDAILPTMGGQTALNLAVKLSESDFLKKNNVELIGADLKAINKAEDRKLFKESMEKINVNVCPSGIASNLAEAKEVQKKINSYPLIIRPAFTLGGVGGGIAFNLEEFIELCTTGLEESPRDQILIEKSLIGWKEFELEVMRDTADNVVIVCSIENLDPMGVHTGDSITVAPAQTLTDKEYQRLRDMSLKIIREVGVETGGSNIQFAINPSNGEVIVIEMNPRVSRSSALASKATGFPIAKIAALLSVGYTLDEIINDITKKTPACFEPSIDYVVTKIPRFAFEKFKGSSNTLTTSMKSVGESMAIGRSFEESFQKALRSLEVGIFGWECDSLDEFKNENHINNSLRTPTSERILIVKKAMQIGKTNSYIQEVTNLDSWFIEKLRNIFNFENEFLKEKGLIDLDRDLMLNAKQLGFSDQQIAKLTKSDFFEVRKYRKDLNIIPIYKTVDTCSAEFSSSTPYHYSTYEESFINLNSEIFDSEISDNNKSKKIMILGGGPNRIGQGIEFDYCCCHASYQASTSGYKTIMVNSNPETVSTDYDTSDILYFEPVTLEDVLNIIEAENPYGLIVQFGGQTPLKLSLPLFEWLKTDEGLKTGTKILGTSPISIDIAEDREEFTNILEELSIRQPLNGIARNQDEAQKVAKNIGFPLVVRPSYVLGGRAMEIVKDENELSRYISEAVKVSPDHPILLDQYLNNAIEIDVDALCDSEGSVVIAGLMEHVEPAGIHSGDSACCLPSISLSESTIDNVKTWTKLIAQKLNVVGLINLQFAVTNLNNKENKLFILEANPRASRTVPFVSKAIGKPVAKLATQLMQGLTLEDINFTKEFSPKFQAVKEAVLPFKRFPGSDTLLGPEMRSTGEVMGLAKDFGIAYAKSELAAGNGVPSEGVAFLSTNDLDKKNLEEIARELLILGFKLIATKGTAAYLVDLGINVEKVLKVHEGRPNIEDLIRSGLVQLIINTPIGSQALHDDAYLRRAALEYNIPTFTTIPGAKAAIKAIKALQSNKINTYSLQEIHED from the coding sequence ATGCCTCAAAGAGGTGATCTTAAAAAAATTCTTATTTTAGGTTCAGGTCCGATTGTTATAGGACAAGCATGCGAATTTGATTACTCTGGCACTCAAGCTTGCAAAGCTTTAAGAAAAGCTGGTTATGAAATTATATTGATAAATTCAAATCCGGCATCGATTATGACTGATCCTGAGGTTGCAAGTAAAACATATATTGAACCATTGACTCCTGAAATCATTTCACAGATAATTTTAAGAGAAAAACCTGATGCTATTCTTCCCACTATGGGAGGTCAAACTGCTTTGAATCTAGCGGTTAAATTATCAGAGTCAGATTTTTTAAAAAAAAATAATGTTGAATTAATTGGTGCTGATTTAAAAGCTATTAATAAAGCTGAAGATAGAAAATTGTTTAAAGAGTCGATGGAAAAGATAAATGTAAATGTTTGCCCATCTGGTATAGCTTCTAACCTGGCTGAAGCTAAAGAAGTACAAAAAAAAATTAATTCCTATCCTCTTATAATAAGGCCGGCATTTACTTTGGGTGGTGTAGGAGGTGGAATTGCTTTTAATCTTGAAGAATTTATTGAATTGTGTACAACTGGATTAGAGGAAAGTCCAAGGGATCAAATATTAATTGAAAAATCACTTATTGGATGGAAGGAGTTTGAATTAGAAGTAATGAGAGATACAGCAGATAACGTAGTAATAGTTTGCAGTATTGAGAATTTAGACCCAATGGGTGTCCACACTGGAGATTCCATTACTGTAGCTCCCGCACAGACTTTAACAGATAAGGAGTACCAGAGATTGAGGGACATGTCATTAAAAATTATTAGAGAGGTAGGAGTTGAAACTGGAGGGAGTAATATTCAATTTGCAATAAATCCATCTAATGGAGAAGTAATTGTAATAGAAATGAATCCTCGTGTGAGTAGATCCTCTGCATTGGCAAGTAAAGCAACTGGATTTCCCATAGCCAAAATTGCGGCTTTATTATCGGTTGGCTATACACTTGATGAGATTATTAACGACATTACAAAAAAAACACCTGCATGTTTTGAACCATCAATTGATTATGTAGTTACTAAAATCCCTAGATTTGCATTTGAAAAGTTTAAAGGCTCTTCAAATACCTTAACCACTTCAATGAAATCCGTAGGTGAGTCAATGGCAATCGGGCGTTCTTTTGAAGAATCTTTTCAGAAAGCATTAAGGTCCTTAGAAGTAGGTATTTTTGGATGGGAATGTGATTCACTAGATGAATTTAAGAACGAGAATCACATAAATAATAGTTTAAGAACACCTACGTCTGAAAGAATTCTCATAGTTAAAAAAGCTATGCAGATAGGCAAAACCAATTCTTATATTCAAGAAGTTACTAATTTAGATTCTTGGTTTATTGAGAAATTACGTAATATATTTAATTTTGAAAATGAATTTTTGAAAGAAAAAGGACTTATTGATCTAGATAGAGATTTGATGCTAAATGCTAAACAATTAGGCTTTTCAGATCAACAGATAGCAAAGTTAACTAAGTCTGACTTTTTTGAAGTGAGAAAATATAGAAAAGATCTAAATATTATACCTATTTATAAAACAGTCGATACTTGTTCAGCAGAGTTCTCATCTTCGACTCCCTATCATTATTCAACTTACGAAGAATCCTTTATTAATTTAAATTCTGAAATTTTTGATAGCGAGATTTCAGATAATAATAAGTCAAAGAAAATTATGATTCTTGGAGGAGGTCCAAACAGAATTGGTCAAGGAATAGAATTCGATTACTGTTGTTGTCATGCTTCATATCAAGCTTCAACAAGTGGTTACAAAACAATAATGGTTAATAGTAACCCAGAAACTGTATCAACAGATTATGATACTAGCGATATTTTATATTTTGAGCCTGTAACTTTGGAGGATGTTCTCAACATAATAGAAGCTGAAAATCCTTATGGTTTGATAGTTCAATTTGGAGGTCAAACTCCATTGAAATTATCATTACCTTTATTTGAATGGCTTAAAACTGATGAGGGTTTAAAAACTGGTACAAAAATTCTTGGAACGTCTCCAATATCTATCGACATAGCAGAAGATAGAGAAGAATTTACAAATATACTTGAAGAATTAAGTATTAGGCAACCTTTAAACGGCATAGCTCGTAATCAAGATGAAGCACAAAAGGTAGCCAAAAATATTGGATTTCCTTTGGTCGTAAGGCCTTCTTATGTTTTAGGAGGCAGGGCAATGGAAATTGTTAAAGATGAGAATGAATTATCTAGATACATTTCTGAAGCAGTTAAGGTATCACCTGATCATCCAATCCTTCTCGATCAATATTTGAATAATGCTATTGAGATAGACGTTGATGCTTTATGTGATTCAGAAGGTTCAGTTGTAATTGCTGGTTTGATGGAACATGTTGAACCTGCAGGAATTCATTCGGGAGATTCAGCTTGTTGTTTACCATCAATTTCTCTTTCGGAATCAACTATAGATAATGTAAAGACTTGGACTAAATTAATTGCACAAAAACTAAATGTTGTTGGTTTGATTAATTTACAATTTGCAGTGACAAATTTAAATAATAAAGAAAACAAATTATTTATTCTTGAGGCTAATCCGAGAGCTTCCAGAACAGTTCCATTCGTTTCCAAGGCCATAGGTAAACCAGTTGCAAAATTAGCGACCCAGTTAATGCAAGGTTTAACATTAGAAGATATTAATTTTACTAAAGAATTTTCTCCAAAATTTCAGGCAGTAAAAGAAGCTGTTTTACCTTTTAAAAGATTTCCTGGATCTGATACACTTCTAGGTCCTGAAATGCGATCTACTGGGGAAGTAATGGGTTTAGCTAAGGATTTCGGAATTGCTTATGCTAAGTCGGAATTGGCAGCAGGAAATGGTGTTCCTTCTGAAGGAGTTGCTTTTTTGTCTACTAATGATTTAGATAAAAAAAATCTTGAAGAAATTGCCAGAGAATTGTTGATTTTAGGATTTAAATTGATTGCAACAAAAGGTACAGCTGCATACTTGGTAGATTTAGGCATTAATGTTGAAAAAGTGCTAAAAGTCCATGAAGGAAGACCAAATATAGAGGACCTAATTCGTTCTGGACTTGTTCAATTAATAATTAATACTCCAATAGGATCACAGGCTCTTCATGACGACGCATATTTAAGGCGTGCTGCTTTAGAATATAATATTCCTACTTTTACAACCATCCCTGGAGCGAAGGCAGCCATTAAAGCAATCAAAGCCTTGCAAAGTAATAAAATCAATACTTACTCTCTACAAGAAATACATGAAGATTAA
- a CDS encoding DUF3318 domain-containing protein gives MSELQRLKSLLPPENENWVFVEAAAAIDPPLITLEEIGRDEVEIQIDLDEWDNFAIDHRNLLFWHEVGKIQNDTIPRDGWEMAALAIGLGGAIGELWVQDGLLLLLALGLSSFAGYRLYIKNNSEKKLQDAIFADEKAIDLACRFGYSIPNAYKSLGGALKELIDKTRKKKKRSFFEDRLDALRKSAEKARSELSQQEGSEKSVSSENVYGQ, from the coding sequence ATGAGCGAACTTCAGCGACTTAAAAGTTTGTTACCTCCAGAGAATGAAAATTGGGTATTTGTTGAAGCTGCTGCAGCTATAGATCCACCTTTAATAACGCTTGAGGAAATTGGTCGTGACGAAGTAGAAATCCAAATTGATTTAGATGAATGGGATAACTTTGCAATTGACCACAGAAATCTATTATTTTGGCACGAAGTAGGCAAGATCCAAAATGACACAATTCCCAGAGATGGTTGGGAAATGGCAGCTCTTGCTATTGGGCTTGGAGGAGCGATAGGGGAGTTGTGGGTACAAGATGGGCTACTTTTATTACTTGCTCTTGGTTTATCAAGTTTTGCAGGTTATAGATTATATATAAAAAATAATTCTGAAAAAAAACTTCAAGATGCTATATTTGCAGATGAAAAAGCTATAGATCTTGCTTGTAGATTTGGATATAGCATACCAAATGCGTATAAAAGTCTCGGAGGAGCATTAAAGGAGTTAATAGATAAAACGCGAAAAAAGAAAAAAAGAAGTTTCTTTGAGGATAGATTAGATGCTCTAAGAAAAAGTGCTGAAAAAGCTAGATCAGAATTGTCTCAGCAAGAAGGTTCAGAAAAATCTGTCTCAAGCGAAAATGTATATGGACAATAA
- the rsfS gene encoding ribosome silencing factor has translation MDNKSLVLMAAKACDDKKAKDIKLIKIDKVSFISEWILIAEGLSDVQVRSITNSVEGELRDKANIEPIRKEGFNEAKWALLDYGDLIVNIFQPEIRKFYDLESFWSNGDNLTFP, from the coding sequence ATGGACAATAAAAGTTTGGTTTTAATGGCAGCTAAAGCTTGTGATGATAAAAAGGCAAAAGACATAAAACTTATAAAAATTGACAAGGTATCTTTCATAAGTGAATGGATACTGATCGCAGAAGGATTATCTGATGTACAAGTTAGATCTATCACTAACTCTGTTGAGGGAGAGCTTAGAGATAAGGCTAATATTGAACCAATAAGAAAAGAAGGTTTTAACGAGGCAAAATGGGCCTTACTTGATTATGGCGATTTGATTGTAAATATTTTTCAACCAGAAATAAGAAAATTTTATGACCTTGAATCATTCTGGAGTAATGGAGATAATCTTACATTTCCATAA
- a CDS encoding CGLD27 family protein, which produces MSQSKCPVPREQQPTNEYIELSKSNIFSWPKTKKSLILVLIKFWLFTFVIFLVISSGSIYFKTSLLKYILLSFFSSLSIPLLIAIKLYLGWNHVFKRLTSERVEYEESGWYDGNVWIKPLVLREKESLIASIEVKPILKNLIQIFSIISVIALSGILLFQYNNF; this is translated from the coding sequence ATGAGCCAATCAAAATGTCCTGTTCCTAGAGAGCAACAACCCACAAATGAATACATTGAATTATCAAAATCCAATATTTTTTCATGGCCAAAAACGAAAAAATCATTAATTCTTGTATTGATTAAATTCTGGTTATTTACTTTTGTTATATTTCTTGTTATTTCTTCTGGAAGTATATATTTCAAGACATCTCTTTTAAAATATATTCTATTAAGTTTTTTTAGTAGTTTATCAATACCACTTTTAATTGCCATCAAGTTATATCTTGGTTGGAATCATGTCTTTAAGAGATTAACATCAGAAAGAGTTGAGTACGAAGAATCCGGTTGGTATGACGGTAATGTATGGATAAAGCCCTTAGTTTTAAGAGAAAAAGAATCACTAATAGCCTCAATTGAGGTAAAGCCTATTTTAAAAAATTTAATTCAAATTTTTTCTATTATTTCAGTAATAGCATTATCAGGAATTTTGCTTTTTCAATATAACAATTTCTAA
- a CDS encoding asparaginase: protein MSSNFKNLYTSNNPPLEAILMRGSNIESIHKIHAVITDKKGRVLMCAGNPEYKSFIRSALKPFQAIPFVSSGAASKINNDSKSIALACGSHSGSKLHSREAFKILWEYDIDINNLKCPKSKISPLEHNCSGKHAAFLATCKKMNWPLDTYLKGNHQLQIEIFRIISELLEIPISEINAERDDCGAPTLYLKLLEMSKLYSLLSSSDNAELEQISRAMTTNPIMISDNNKFDTEIIKASHGQVIGKGGAEGIQCLCKVNEGIGLALKVEDGSKRAKHAVSLHLLKQLEWISDLRIHDIEEKVFNFSEGVRIEVKGKLKFQES, encoded by the coding sequence ATGAGTTCAAACTTCAAAAACCTATACACATCGAATAATCCTCCTTTAGAAGCAATTTTAATGAGAGGCTCAAATATTGAGTCAATCCATAAAATTCATGCTGTTATTACGGACAAAAAAGGTAGGGTTTTAATGTGCGCAGGAAATCCAGAATATAAAAGTTTTATAAGATCAGCATTAAAACCTTTTCAGGCAATACCTTTTGTTAGTAGTGGAGCTGCATCAAAAATAAATAATGATTCAAAATCAATTGCATTAGCATGCGGTTCACATAGTGGATCAAAACTTCATTCAAGGGAAGCCTTCAAAATATTATGGGAATATGACATCGACATTAATAATCTGAAATGTCCAAAATCAAAGATAAGTCCTTTAGAACATAATTGTTCAGGCAAGCATGCTGCTTTTTTAGCTACATGCAAAAAAATGAATTGGCCATTAGATACCTACTTAAAGGGGAATCATCAACTTCAAATAGAAATATTCAGAATTATTTCTGAATTACTTGAAATCCCAATATCTGAAATAAACGCAGAACGTGATGATTGTGGTGCCCCAACTCTTTATTTAAAACTATTAGAAATGTCAAAATTATATTCACTTCTGAGCAGTTCCGACAATGCTGAATTAGAACAAATCAGTAGGGCGATGACAACTAACCCAATAATGATAAGCGACAACAATAAATTTGATACAGAAATAATTAAGGCATCCCATGGACAAGTTATAGGTAAAGGTGGTGCAGAGGGAATACAATGCTTATGTAAGGTAAATGAAGGCATAGGACTTGCATTAAAAGTAGAAGATGGTTCAAAAAGAGCCAAGCATGCTGTTAGTCTTCATTTACTAAAACAGTTAGAGTGGATATCTGACTTAAGAATTCACGACATAGAAGAAAAAGTGTTTAATTTTTCTGAAGGAGTACGAATTGAAGTTAAAGGTAAATTAAAATTCCAAGAATCCTAA